gtatatagcaatgtttttaaaaaattgtaaatatagcaaaatttgtcaaaatttatcaatgatagattcctatcattgataaatcATATgaatctatcaacgatagaagtctatcattgatagattttgttatatttgtaattttttaataatactattgtatacttaataattattttaaaaagtgcTATCAATTATCAATTATAATTGGTTGAGAAAATGAGATTGGATGAGATTTTACTGACACAACACAATCATATTGGgctaaaatgtaaatatatagaGCCCAATATCACAAACTTTACAATCATCaatccaaatatatatattatatgtagatctaaatttcaatttttgttttcattttttcaaattccTCAACACCAtaacaatttgttttttttcttctttaaatgAAATACAATGTCAATAATGTTTAAAGAAGTACGAGGTGAGTTTCATTGTCGGATTGTAATTAAGTGTTCAAAATTCTAATTTGTAagaaagaaatttgaaattgaaagtagtgtttataagcttaattttcaaaaaacaaaaaatgaaatagttatcaaaagattttttttataaaaaaaattcattaaaaactTAACAAATACTATATTTTAAGTAGTTCTTTGTTTTTTCAATGAAAATTCTAAAAGTCTTTTCATTTACTAGCTTAATTAATTCAATAGTTGTTATACTACCTAGTTTTAGAGTACAACCACAactattttcatattttaaaggtgttcttttttctttttttttttttttttgcaatttatgTTATTATCAATCATGAATTGAAATCTACGGTCATTACTAACTCAACCCAAAGCATGCAATACCCAACAAAAAAATACTCAACAATCATGCAATACCCAAAAAGTAGTCATTACTAACTCAACCCAAAGACAAAAAAACAAAGTGTTAGGCTctagaaaaagacaaaaaagggaagaaaatgaGAGTGGACAATAATCCCAAACCACAGACTAACCAAAAACAAGAGTCAGACCCACTTCAAATCAAGACAAGAAGCAAGGGCTCTAGAATAAGGAAGGAAAAATAATGGGAATGTCTTGGATTTGAACAATATAAACAATTCttgtttttcctctcttttttctaGAGCCTTTGCTTCTTATCTTTGGTTTCTGGATCCATCTTTGGTTAGTCTTTGGTTTGGGATGGTCCACTACTTTCACTTTCTTCCTTTTTAAACACCTTTCctatttttgtctttttctaGAGCCTAGCAACCTTACTTCTTATATCTTTGGGTTGAGTTAGTAATGACTGGTTCTTTGGGTAGGGGTCATTTGATCCAATGGCAGTCGAAAGCGGGGAAGGGAaagtgaagaagaagataacgaagcgaagaaagaagaaaaatggaggTGGCATTATATTTGACAGCGAGTCCTTAGGTGAATATGAAGGTAATAGGatcgaaaagaagaagaagtgtaTCGTCGTTGCATGTGCATGTGCATATGAGAGTTAAAGAGAGTTTAGAGGATGCATGGgtggagaaagaagaagaagaagaggtaAAAATACTAATATGTATTGTTGAGTTTGAAAATTCAGAAATCTCAAACACAACCTTAAACAAACTTTAGAGACCCatcagtttttttttcttcttagaATAATTTCAAGTTTATTGTACATTTTTAGAGTAGTTTGCACAGTGTAAATATGAGTTAACGATCTAGaaatttatagtttaaattCCTCTATTTTTCATTATACGAAAAATTGTTTAATTGTCCATAtgatttggaaaataaaatcaTACAAGTTTCCTTAAAAAAACAGTGTGAACTTATtaacataaatataataagTAAACACACTTTGTTGTAGACATTAAATTAAAGTAAcaacattaattaatttcctTCCTAATTGATCTAACATTTTCgaatttttatattataatttgaGCATTATTTAAATCTTTGTCGGTCAAAACACAACTTGTCTTATTTCTTTCCATTTGTTATTCTTTTGAGAAACAAACAAAGTTGGTGTTTCTTGATTGGATTTGCATACGTGGTTTTAGTGATTTCTAGCTCATcctatatataattaatcaatgTAACTTTTCTAAATCTTAATTAGGTCATGATCATGATGTAAATTCAACTTTTTAAAGTTCAAATCTTGTGTTTTCAATGTATAATAATGTAATTTATCTTAGGTCACATGATATGATAGTAAATTGAACTTCATTATGTTTAATCTTGTTTTATTCTAATAAAGTGAATTTGAATGGGTTGGTACGAATTTAATTTGACCAATAATAATCCATACCAAACAGCTCATTTTGATTTTCAAGGATCAATGTAAACTCAAACCACGCTGAAACCTCATTTTGATTTTCAACAAACCATGAGAAGAAACCCACGATCGAAAACTCAAACCACGCTGAAACCCGTCGCCAGAAACGTCAAAAACTGCTCATCGACGCGCCGCCTCTGCTGACGTCAGACCACCGGCGCGTGGGCGTCCGGTCGATACCGTCAACATCAACCTCTTCAACGTCGGTTGCCTCTCTCCTCTtccttttgtttgtttgtacGGCTGCACCTTTTCTCTCACTGTCTTTGTCGGCTCACACTCTCTCTAtctccttctttcttttcccaATTAAAAAACCTAAAATGCCATCGAGCCTTAATTACAATTCTGCTCTCAATATCAAACCCATTTTAAAACATCTTACATATTTGTCATTTCTACAATAACCAAAGAAGAAAGCTGTTTTTCATATTGAAAGTTGTTTTTCATATTGAAAGTTATCTGTGATGATGATAACTATTATTGATGACTGCAATCATTAATATACCTTTCAGTTTTGGGAAATTCaggaaaaaatatttgaatgtgCATTCAGTAATCCTCAGTaaattttacaataatccatgAAACTTATTGCTATgttagttatttatttaattcatcGTCAATTGCTAGCTAATTGTAATTTATATATTGTAGTTGACTTTTTTCATTTGTTAAATACAAAGCTTGAGTCAAACATGTAGCATTAtttaacacacacacacacacacagatATATACcccacaataattaaaataaaaggtGATATATTCATATAAAAAGCTTGAATAGAATAATAGTTTTTGTttacataaaataataaaagatacaGATTTCATTTGTATTTGGTACTATTGGTTGTTGCACAATATGCATTTATACATCTTCCACTTCATGGTTGTATTTATGTGAAGTTGAAGCTTCTTGCATATTGGGATCCCATTCTTCAAGTGTTGTTTCTAAAAACTTATTCCAATCACTTGAGTTCCTTTGCTCACTTACTTCTAAGTTTCCTTCAAAACCTTCACTTCCCATGCCATATTCAAACAAATCTTGCCTCTTCAGGTtcatgtaataataataaaaaaaaaaactatgaaaGTGAGAACCATttcgtatatatatatgtatatatgtttgGACTGACTTTTAAATAGACTTCGTCTGAATTAGTTTATGAAGAAGAGTCATCAAACCTCGAAGCTTGGAGCAAAGTTTTTGACAAGAGGGACACATTCCAAAGCATTAGTGACCATTGCATTCCATGACTTGTTTGAGACATTCTTACCAAGTAACTTCATGATCAATGCGTGAAAAGggaattaatttaattaatacaacTTTTAGATCATTATCTAAATAAAATGGTAAGTGATGAAGAATTTTGATAAAACTCTTTTAAGTTTACCTTTCTCAAGTAGAGAGGACCTTTTTTTTCATAGGTTCTTAAAAAATCACCAACCGTATTGATGCCTTGAGAAGATAAGAGTTTATGATAAACACCATTTCTTCCAATTTTTTCTAATCTCCATATCTCGTCTTCCCTTTGTGGAGGATGGTGCTTCTGGTTCACTGATTAAAcaattgaagcaaaacaaactATATATAGattataaagagaaaaaaaaaaaaaagaaacagataGGAATGTAGTTAGGATGTTAGAGGTAGAAAGTTAATGCAGATCATTGtaagaaaatgaaaggaaataggtataattttaaaaaacaaaacacttAAAAAGaagtagtttttaaattttatttaataaaaaaaattggctaaGAATTGATCACCTCTTATTATTGGAAAAATGCAAATGATTACAATAAATTGAGAGAAAATAGATAGGtttaatttgaataaaaaaaacataaaatagttaATTACCTTCTCCTCGATGATCCAAGACTCTGAATGGTTGAGATACACTTTCTCTAATTCTTGGAAACTTACTTTGAATTTTGTCATCCACAATTCTTAATCCTAATCGAAATTGTTTCGATCTCACCCAACTTGAATTGTCAGTGAAACTCAAACTCTGGATGAACCCAACTCCATTTTTGAGATGAAGTTTCAAATCATCGCCCACAATTAATGGCCTTTTTCCATCCCTTGGAGACAAAATGTTTTGGCTCATGAACTTGTCCGAGTCTCCGTCGAGGACGCTGACCTCAATTTGTGCTATCGACAAAGGACCGTCGGAGACGATGGCATTGGAATTATTGTCATCAATAAGTGCAACTTGTAATGCATCACCATTCCCCGTTTCTATCTCGTTGTTGGTAAAAATAGTGGAAGGGATTTGATTGAGAAAACATAACCTAAAATTGGTTGTTTCTTCGTTGTTATGATTATTTAGTTGGATAGTGCTGCAAAAATTAATCATAAAGTGAAACAAAACCATGCAaagatattaattaattaggagTGTGAATGCAAACAGTGAGAAGTAACTCgacttttcttaaaaaaatagaaattaaccTTGAAGATGACGATGGAAGAAATTGAACGTAAGACATAAACTTTCTATCAAATTCCTCACTGAcctgaaaaaataaaaaagaaaaattaatgaaACTAGTTTGGATCTTGATAGTGCAAAAAATTAGGATTGGTTTTAAGAATGGAAAAGTTTGGAATTTCCCAGTACTAGACATAATCTGTGGATCAGTTTAATGGATGAGAACAAAAATTATAGATAGGTTAAATTGGGGAGAGGAAAGAAGTCATTTCAATGaggtaaaaaaacaaaaaaaaaaaaatcaaccagAGTCTTGTTGAGGATActattgaaaaaaatcaaaagttcTCGTAATGTCTATAACACATACGTCGGAGATACTAAGAATCAATATTTGATGTTAGAAATAAAACATTTTGTTATCTAATAAACTCAACGTTTTGATACTTCTaacctctcattttgttctataAAAGATGAAACTCAGCTATCTAGAGATTGAATAGTTGTGGATTTTGGATAATAATTGTTGGGTGTTTAAACAAGAACAAGACTGATGAAGGAATAAATTGGTGTACGTGTCAACTAAGTTGATACATATATTCATAATCCTctcatcatatatatatacccTAAATTGCTCCCGAAGTGATTCAGTTGATACATTCATAATACTCTCATCATACCTTAAATTGCTCGAGATGTAATTCAGAGCAAGAGGAGAGATTATGAGAACAAAAGTACTCTTAATTTACACAAAATCAAGAGTAGAAAAGAGAGATAGAGACGAAGGAGATTAAAATTACCAGCCGACAAAGAATAGCTTCCATTTGAGACCATAATTGAGGTGACAAAATGTTAGCTACAATGTCGTCGGACGACGCGACTTCAgaactaagaaaaaaaaaaacaaaacaaaaacaccCCATGTTTGTAAATCTAATGATCACAAAATCCtcaacaaaaagaagaagaaaaaggagcaAACCCAGGTGTTGGGATAGAGTTGGATGTTCTTTTAGGGCTAGTTTCAGAAGGTCGATAATCATGTTCATTATTGTGAAGGTTTTGAAAGTCCCTCTTTTTGTCTCTCTCCATATTTAGTTTGAAACTATTTGAAGTAATTAGGCAAAAAGAAGCTAgggtatatataattaattttggcCGATATGTGTGTatctatatattttaattttgttactttTATGAAAGAAGATACTTAGAAAACTCATCTGCATTTGCTGAATTCAGATATATTATATTGATGAGATAGAAAGAAACAGTATAAAGGTGTAATAGTCGCATGAAATCTTTAACCGAAGGAATAGAAAGGTTTGAAATCAAAGTAAAAAGGTTAATTAGAAGGAGAGAGATGGGGTTtcccaatgattttttttttttttttttgtggtctAATTAAGTTTGAGTTAGGttataaatattcttttattttagaaaaagataCAATATAATTTATGTGGGCAAGTTGTGCATTAGGAGAAATTTAAGAATGATATTGTTTGATGAATATTCTTAGGTCAAAATGCATGTGTGAAGCTTTTTCGTTTTAGTTGTTTGTTTGAAAGAGAAGGATAAACATGGTGGGGGAGAGTCAAAAAGGAACAAGCAAAGCTGTAAAGTTGATTATAACTTATAAGAAATGGAAAAGGCAAGAGGGGAGAGAGAAAACGaaaatagacaaaaatatatgaATATAAATATATGAGATCAGAATGTCCATATATATGAATAGAGATCAGAATGTCTTGAAGATAGAGAGGGTAATGGAGATTCAAAAGATCAAAGGGCTTCATCTTCATGTTTCCCTAGCTATTTACAAATAATCCCCATGTGTACGTTCATAGTACTTAGGTTGTCACTCTCTGGTACTTGAACCTTAGGCTTCATTCATAACAAATGAGAACACCAGAGATCATAAACAGTTACTTGGTGAGAGAAGACGGTCAGGggagataaaaataaataaaaacattcAACTTATTGAGGGATACCATTTTTATGggtatttttttaaacaaattacagacaatttttcatatatatatatatatatataaaagactAATAGtgagagtatttttttttttaaatttttttacaaGTTTAATAGTACTAATTTGGAGGAAAGGatatattttctaatttaacaaataaatttttttgactctctctctctctttatatatatatatatggttgaCAACACAAGTCATGAGATaatgttttgttattttattgtGGGGTATTTTCTCTATTATATATTAACTTTTCTTACTTTAACCACTTCATAGTTGTATaagataatataatttttatatcatttaagAACTATATAATTAGAGGATGATGCTGTGTAAAGCTCAAGTGTCAATTGGTTGGACATAAGCATTAGCTAATATTGAGGTTAAGCACGCATGGACTCCTTTTagcaaatatttaattaagCTAATATATACATCCAACGACATAAACTAAAACCAATCTTTTTAGAAACTATATAACTAAACACGCACAACTACATGACTGTAGTTTCAACAAATGCATCTTGTACACAACCCTTGATATATATATGTTTCGAAGTTTAAGATTTAGGATTTGTTAATAGTTAAAGTacatcttttttaaaatatttttattacataATAATGTAAGTAATAATTAACGATGAGTCtgttaaataatataatattaaattcgTGTGTACTATGTACCGGTAGGAGTGATAAAAAGTTGCAATGGATTTTCATGGAAATATTTCCACcaacttttgttttgttttttctttttgatctttttaaaaaataatttaattattttcaaattaaaaaacagcttattattattattattattattattattattattattattattattattattattattattattattattaatgggaAATAATTAAGGGATGCCTGATAAACCCACTCTTTTGTTGCCAAAAGAAACTCTTTTTTTTGAGGATGAAATCTTCTCATCCACTAATTCCATCTACAAATGCTAATTATTATATTGGTCTTATAGGTCAACCTTTTTTTAAACCTAAATTATTGGTTTTTTCACATACTACTTTTTTACATTTAATATTACAACTTAATTGTGTATAATATAATACCCCTTCGGTTGTTCCTATGGTCACCAGTTCTCATTACTTAACTTTTCTAAGCTACTCAACTTTTTTCAAGTTAATATATTTATGCTACTGATTCATCAGGTAATTTGTGATTGGTAATCCATCATCTTCTTTATATTGTTCTTGCAAATATACAACTCAATCCTCTAAATATCCACCTTTTGCTTCCAACAATTTCATGAAAATTAGGATTttaattttagcattttaaaaGGTAATGAGTACAACCTACCATTAATATTTACcccaaataaaaattaagatttCAACCATATAACCAATTACAATGTGAGCAAATGAGTGTCATTAGAATGATTGTCATGGTTATCAACAAATATGTATACCTCATTAATCTATATACCTCATTTAAAAAAACCTTAATGATAGAAGTGCAATAAAAAACTGATGTTAGTTAGGGAAAGGAGAGTGACAATGGAAATATAAGCATGAATATTATCTTCATTATTACTCTGAAAACATGTATAAGTTAAACTCTTTACATTCTATTTCATGAATGCTCCAAACAAAATTACAATTCCATTCTTTTTTACTAAgttaatcctttttttttttttatcagaAGTTGTAGAAGTTAAAAAGTTTGAACCAACTAGATATTTTGATTAGAAAATTAGAATTAGGTGAccaaaaactatttttaaaaaaaacttttatgTCCACAGTCCAAATCTTACcaactaaattaaatatttatataaaaagagagagagagagagagagagagagagaggaaaaaagaaagaaagaaagaaagaaagaaagaaagagtttAAAAAGATCAAAACATTATTAATTGTTTTTTCATAGAAACAAGCAGCTGGTCATACATGCAAAACAATGTTCCTTCATAATTTATCAATCTTTGACTGCTAATTAATTGTTATTCTGTATAGAATCTTTGATGGAATGCAATATGTTATTTTAGTTTAAAGATAAATTAGATGCATAAAAATCATTGCCCTATAATGGAAAATGAATTAGGATTTGAGTGTATCTCAATAATGTATGGTTTTGTCTTGTAATTATATGTTACCATTTTAgtatttgaataaatttaatCCTATAATATTACTTTTTAATCATTGATGACTTACAATCATTAATATACGTTTCAGTTTTGAAAAATCaggaaaaaaatatttgaatttgcATTCAATAATccttataaattttataataatcaTGAAATTTAACGCTACGTTAAtcatttatttaattcatcGTCAATGCTAATTGTA
The sequence above is drawn from the Cucumis melo cultivar AY chromosome 2, USDA_Cmelo_AY_1.0, whole genome shotgun sequence genome and encodes:
- the LOC103492515 gene encoding calmodulin-binding protein 60 A-like, whose product is MERDKKRDFQNLHNNEHDYRPSETSPKRTSNSIPTPGSEVASSDDIVANILSPQLWSQMEAILCRLVSEEFDRKFMSYVQFLPSSSSSTIQLNNHNNEETTNFRLCFLNQIPSTIFTNNEIETGNGDALQVALIDDNNSNAIVSDGPLSIAQIEVSVLDGDSDKFMSQNILSPRDGKRPLIVGDDLKLHLKNGVGFIQSLSFTDNSSWVRSKQFRLGLRIVDDKIQSKFPRIRESVSQPFRVLDHRGEVNQKHHPPQREDEIWRLEKIGRNGVYHKLLSSQGINTLLGKNVSNKSWNAMVTNALECVPLVKNFAPSFERQDLFEYGMGSEGFEGNLEVSEQRNSSDWNKFLETTLEEWDPNMQEASTSHKYNHEVEDV